In one uncultured Devosia sp. genomic region, the following are encoded:
- a CDS encoding YaiI/YqxD family protein, translating to MADPTIFVDADACPVKDEAMRVAERLGLVITYVSNGGVRPSRDPMVRIVVVPQGADAADDWIVEQAQANDIVLTADIPLASRAIDKGCHVLGFTGKPFTPASIGMALAMRDLKQHLRETGEIKGYNPGFRPADRSAFLSALDTLGRKAKSLAGK from the coding sequence GTGGCTGATCCGACGATCTTCGTCGATGCCGACGCCTGCCCCGTGAAGGACGAGGCCATGCGGGTCGCCGAGCGGCTTGGCCTCGTCATCACCTATGTCAGCAATGGGGGCGTGCGGCCATCGCGCGACCCCATGGTGCGGATCGTGGTGGTGCCCCAGGGCGCAGACGCCGCCGATGACTGGATCGTCGAGCAGGCCCAGGCCAATGACATCGTGCTGACGGCCGATATTCCGCTGGCCAGCCGGGCAATCGACAAGGGCTGCCATGTGCTCGGATTTACCGGCAAGCCCTTCACGCCGGCTTCGATCGGCATGGCACTGGCCATGCGCGATCTCAAGCAGCATCTGCGCGAGACGGGCGAGATCAAGGGATATAATCCAGGCTTCCGGCCGGCGGATCGCTCGGCCTTTCTCAGCGCGCTGGATACGTTAGGGCGCAAGGCGAAATCGCTCGCCGGTAAGTAG
- a CDS encoding polysaccharide deacetylase family protein produces MSFSRLALSLVFAGLLLAGCAKPPSEGPVAYGQAVDRSLLTSSMFPTSNVMTAQPMPERIFSSGRLAGRTLAVSSTADIILRPREVVLTFDDGPRAGKTEAILGTLDDFGVKGTFLMLGSAAERNPLLAQRVAAAGHTVGSHTFDHVNLSTLSSQDALDEIARGERAVQLALAGGGQAMSPFFRFPYLAQTGFLRTNLMQGNMIVLGVDIDSKDYYKDTAAVVVQRTMDRLAARGSGVILFHDIHQRTVETLPLFLAQLEEQGYSVVRLVPRDNSPFGRDMITADAPALRGTL; encoded by the coding sequence GTGTCTTTTTCTCGTTTGGCCCTGAGCCTTGTATTTGCTGGACTTTTGCTCGCGGGCTGCGCCAAGCCGCCGAGCGAGGGTCCTGTTGCCTATGGGCAGGCGGTGGATCGTTCGCTGCTGACCAGCAGCATGTTTCCGACGTCCAATGTCATGACGGCACAACCGATGCCGGAGCGCATCTTTTCCTCGGGCCGGCTGGCTGGACGGACTTTGGCCGTCTCCTCGACCGCAGACATCATCCTGCGCCCGCGCGAAGTGGTCCTGACGTTTGACGACGGTCCGCGGGCGGGTAAGACGGAAGCCATTCTCGGCACGCTCGACGATTTTGGCGTCAAGGGCACGTTCCTGATGCTGGGGTCGGCCGCCGAGCGCAATCCGCTGCTGGCGCAGCGCGTTGCGGCGGCGGGGCATACGGTGGGCAGCCATACATTCGACCATGTCAATCTCAGCACGCTCAGCAGCCAGGATGCACTGGACGAAATCGCCAGGGGCGAGCGGGCTGTGCAGCTTGCGCTGGCCGGTGGTGGGCAAGCGATGTCGCCCTTCTTCCGCTTTCCCTATCTGGCGCAAACCGGGTTCCTGCGTACCAATCTGATGCAGGGCAACATGATCGTGCTGGGCGTCGATATCGACAGCAAGGACTATTACAAGGATACGGCCGCCGTGGTGGTGCAGCGGACCATGGACCGGCTCGCGGCGCGGGGCAGTGGGGTGATCCTGTTCCACGATATCCATCAGCGGACCGTCGAGACGCTGCCGCTGTTTCTCGCACAGCTGGAAGAGCAGGGATATTCGGTGGTGCGGCTCGTGCCCAGGGACAATAGCCCCTTCGGTCGCGACATGATCACGGCCGATGCGCCGGCATTGCGGGGAACGCTCTAG
- a CDS encoding alpha-L-fucosidase, whose translation MTTEAARIAESSAVRPSSRQLAWQALEFYGFIHFGINTMTNREWGLGHEDPSLFDPDALDADQWVDSLASAGMRALLLTCKHHDGFCLWPSAVTSHSVAASPWRDGKGDLVAEVARACAKRDIRFGVYLSPWDRTEASYGTGKAYDDFLCAQLTELLTNYGPIFSVWFDGANGEGANGRKQFYDWDRYFALVRTLQPEAVINICGPDVRWCGNEAGHTRKDEWSVVPASLRDAERTASISQKIDDGQFSRLAKSDEDDLGSRTAILASNDPLVWYPSEVNTSIRPGWFYHSTEDDQVRSAEELFAIYCSSVGGNAAFLLNLPPDPSGLIAAPDRAVLAALGRKIANLYARDIAPAAAQSGLTLQWNKPQTVDGIILGEDIRHGQQIEGLTVEAQSSDGVWHTIARCTSVGYRRILMVDPVSLTALRVTITASRGPVHLTPIRVLGA comes from the coding sequence GTGACAACCGAAGCCGCTCGTATCGCCGAGTCCTCCGCGGTTCGGCCAAGCTCGCGCCAGCTGGCCTGGCAGGCGCTGGAATTCTATGGCTTCATCCATTTCGGCATCAACACCATGACCAATCGGGAATGGGGCCTGGGCCACGAGGATCCGTCCCTCTTCGATCCCGATGCACTTGACGCCGACCAGTGGGTGGACAGCCTTGCCTCGGCCGGCATGCGGGCGCTCCTGCTGACCTGCAAGCACCACGATGGCTTTTGCCTCTGGCCCAGCGCCGTCACCAGCCATTCCGTTGCCGCCAGTCCCTGGAGAGACGGCAAGGGCGATCTCGTAGCTGAAGTCGCGAGGGCCTGCGCGAAAAGGGACATCAGGTTCGGGGTCTATCTGTCGCCTTGGGACCGCACCGAAGCCTCTTATGGCACGGGCAAGGCCTATGACGACTTCTTATGCGCCCAGCTCACCGAGCTCCTCACCAACTATGGTCCCATCTTCTCGGTCTGGTTCGACGGCGCCAATGGCGAAGGTGCCAATGGCAGGAAGCAGTTCTACGATTGGGATCGCTACTTTGCTCTGGTCCGCACTCTCCAGCCCGAGGCAGTCATCAATATTTGTGGCCCGGACGTCCGCTGGTGCGGCAATGAAGCAGGCCATACCCGTAAGGATGAATGGAGCGTCGTCCCCGCCTCGCTTCGCGACGCCGAACGCACCGCATCGATCTCGCAAAAGATCGACGACGGCCAGTTCTCACGTCTGGCAAAATCCGATGAGGACGATCTGGGAAGCCGCACTGCGATCCTGGCGAGCAATGATCCGCTGGTCTGGTATCCATCCGAGGTCAACACATCGATCCGCCCCGGCTGGTTCTATCACAGCACCGAAGACGACCAGGTGCGCAGCGCCGAAGAGCTCTTTGCCATCTACTGCTCCAGCGTCGGCGGCAATGCCGCCTTCCTGCTGAACCTGCCGCCAGATCCGTCTGGTCTCATCGCGGCGCCAGACCGTGCGGTGCTCGCAGCACTGGGCCGGAAGATAGCCAATCTCTATGCTCGCGACATTGCTCCGGCCGCCGCGCAGTCCGGGCTGACCCTGCAATGGAACAAGCCCCAGACAGTCGACGGCATCATCCTGGGCGAGGACATCAGGCACGGCCAGCAGATCGAGGGCCTGACAGTTGAAGCCCAATCATCAGACGGGGTGTGGCACACCATCGCCCGATGCACCTCCGTCGGCTATCGCCGCATCCTGATGGTCGATCCGGTCAGCCTCACCGCACTTCGGGTAACTATCACCGCCAGTCGCGGTCCGGTTCACCTCACACCGATAAGGGTCCTCGGCGCCTAG
- a CDS encoding carbohydrate ABC transporter permease, with product MSNSAHLSRRIYKILTTAIFVILSLAIIIPVGWVAIASIKHRSEFYGSPWTLPQGFYWQNYIEAFITADMASYFVNSIIVTLLALTICLAVSVPCAYAVARFDFKAKKLIETLLMAGLFINVNYIVVPIFLLLLGWDQALRAIVPQAFLLDNLFILAVVYAATTIPFTVFLLLNYFRTIPKVYEEAALVDGSSRLRTMLTVMLPMALPAINTVVLFNFLSFWNDFIISLTLMTGENRTLQVGLLNLFQAQRAAADYGRLYAGMVIVIVPVLIVYALVQKRLLQGATQGGIKG from the coding sequence ATGTCCAATTCTGCTCACCTGTCGCGACGGATCTACAAGATCCTGACCACCGCCATCTTCGTCATCCTGTCACTCGCCATCATCATCCCGGTAGGCTGGGTGGCTATCGCCTCGATCAAGCACCGTTCGGAATTCTACGGCAGCCCCTGGACCTTGCCGCAGGGCTTTTACTGGCAGAACTACATCGAGGCGTTTATCACCGCCGACATGGCGAGCTATTTCGTCAACTCCATCATCGTGACGCTGCTGGCGCTCACCATCTGCCTCGCGGTCTCCGTGCCTTGCGCCTATGCCGTCGCACGCTTCGATTTCAAGGCCAAGAAGCTGATCGAAACCCTGTTGATGGCAGGCCTCTTCATCAATGTGAACTATATCGTCGTCCCGATCTTCCTGCTGCTGCTCGGCTGGGATCAGGCACTGAGAGCAATCGTTCCGCAGGCTTTCCTGCTCGACAATCTCTTCATTCTGGCCGTTGTCTATGCAGCGACCACCATTCCATTTACCGTCTTCCTGCTGCTCAACTATTTCCGGACCATTCCCAAGGTCTATGAGGAAGCGGCGCTCGTCGACGGCAGTTCGCGCCTGCGCACCATGCTCACCGTCATGCTGCCGATGGCCCTGCCCGCCATCAACACCGTGGTGTTGTTCAACTTCCTCTCGTTCTGGAACGACTTCATCATCTCGCTGACGCTGATGACCGGCGAGAACCGCACCCTCCAGGTGGGCCTCCTCAACCTTTTCCAGGCCCAGCGCGCAGCCGCCGACTACGGTCGGCTCTATGCCGGCATGGTCATTGTCATCGTCCCCGTCCTGATCGTCTATGCACTGGTCCAGAAGCGCCTGCTGCAGGGCGCAACACAGGGCGGCATCAAGGGTTAG